Within the Deinococcus aerolatus genome, the region TGAGGTGCGCGACACCGGACGCGCCACCCAGGGCGTGATCGGCATCCGGTTGCGTGAGGGCGAGGACGACGCCGTGGTCAGCATGGCCCTGGTGCCCGGCGGCGACGACACCAGCGAGTTGCTGTCGGTCAGCGAGTTCGGCCTGGGCAAGCGCACGCCGGTGGGCGACTACCCGGCCAAGGGACGCGGCGGCATGGGCGTGATCACGCTGGACGTGACCGACAAGACTGGCAGACTGGTCACCCTGGCCCGCGTGGCAGGCGACGAGGAACTGATGGTGCTGACCGAGAAGGGCACGGTTATCCGAACCCGCGTCGAGGAAGTGCGCGTCACCGGGCGCAACGCCCAGGGCGTCAAGGTCATCAACATCGGCGACAAGGACAGCGTGATCAGCGCCTTCCCCATCCGCCGCGAAGATGAGGTCTGAGCCGCAGCTCGGGCCACTAGGGATTTAACCCACAGTTTACCGGGAGACGGGAGAACAGGCGTCCGGGGCACCCAGCTCCGGACGCTTTTTCCGGTTCCCGGTCTCGGAAATTCCGCCCATCAGTCGGTCCCCTCCATATTTTCCGCGCGATCCACCCTGCCCATTGAACCTTCTCGACGCGCCAGCCGTACCGTCAATGAAGCCGGAGTGAGAGCACCTGAAAGGCTAGGAACGAGGTTGTGGGCGTACAGGAGGGGTTTTTTGAGCGTCAGCCGCACATCAGGCTTTGTCAGCTAAACACTGTTTAAAGAAACAAAAGTGTTTACAAAATTGTAGAGATGGGTTACACTGTAAGCACGTCGGGAATGGCCCCGACCTCCCCATCTTCCCAGCCCGCCTCAGGAGGCGACCACAATGACCCAGACCCAACTGACCAACACTGCCCGCACCTTCGTCGACACCGTGACCTACCGCCCCGGCGCCGTAATTCTGTACCCCGGCAAGAGCGACATGCTGTACCGCGTCGCCAGTGGCCTGGTGCGCGTGCATACCATGGACGACGACGGCAACGGCCTGACCCTGCGTTACGTCAAGCCCGGCGAGTACTTCGGTGAGGAAGCCCTGGCCGGCGTGAACCGCGCCTACTTCGCGGAAGCCGTGACCGACAGCAGCATCGACGTGATCAATCCCGCCCTGATGAGCGCCGAGGACAACCTCGTCGTGACCACGCATCTGGTCAAGACGCTGGAACGGGCCTACGAGAGCATCTACCGTCTGGTCGGCAAGCGACTGCGTGCCCGCATTGCCGGCGAGCTGCTGGAGCTGAGGGACACGGCCCTCGCCACGCAGACCGAGAACGGCGAGACCATGATCTACGCCACCC harbors:
- a CDS encoding helix-turn-helix domain-containing protein; amino-acid sequence: MTQTQLTNTARTFVDTVTYRPGAVILYPGKSDMLYRVASGLVRVHTMDDDGNGLTLRYVKPGEYFGEEALAGVNRAYFAEAVTDSSIDVINPALMSAEDNLVVTTHLVKTLERAYESIYRLVGKRLRARIAGELLELRDTALATQTENGETMIYATHDELAAAVGSVRETVTKVVGELSREGVISAGYGKITLKDEKALATIAAA